In Bradyrhizobium sp. 170, the DNA window TCGTGGCGTTCGCGTCCTCGCTCGACCAGGCGGGGCCGATCGCGCGGACCACGCGCGATGCCGCGATCCTGATGCGCTCGATGGCCGGGCACGATCCCAAGGACACCACCTCGGTCGATCGCGCGGTACCGGACTACGAGGCCGCGATCGGAAAATCCGTCAAGGGCATGAAGATCGGCATTCCCAAGGAGTACCGCCTCGACGGCATGCCGGCGGAAATCGAAAAGCTCTGGAGCGAAGGCGCGGCGTGGCTGAAGGCGGCCGGCGCCGAACTGGTCGATGTGTCCCTGCCGCACACCAAATACGCACTGCCGGCCTATTACATCGTGGCGCCCGCGGAAGCCTCGTCCAACCTCGCGCGCTATGACGGCGTGCGCTACGGCCTGCGCGTGCCGGGCCGCAGCATCGGCGAATTGTACGAGAACACCCGCGCCGAAGGTTTTGGCGACGAAGTGCGCCGCCGCGTCATGATCGGCACCTATGTGCTCTCCGCCGGCTATTACGACGCCTATTATCTGCGCGCGCAAAAAGTCCGCACGCTGATCAAGAAGGATTTTGAGGACTGCTTCGCCAAGGGCGTCAACGCGATCCTGACCCCGGCGACGCCATCGGCGGCGTTCGGCGTCGGCGAAAAGGGCGGCGCCGATCCGGTCGAGATGTATCTCAACGACATTTTTACGGTGACGGTGAACATGGCCGGACTGCCGGGCATCGCGGTGCCCGCCGGCAAGGACGCGCAAGGTCTGCCGCTCGGCCTGCAATTGATCGGCCGTCCGTTCGACGAGGAGACGCTGTTCTCGCTCGGCGAAGTCGTGGAGCAGTCGGCCGGCCGCTTCACGCCGCCGCGCTGGTGGTGACATGGCGGACTTCCGCGCCAGCTTGACGGACGCAGCGCCCGCAACGGGCCTGGAACCGCCGCTGGCTGCGTTATGGTGGGCCGCCAAGGGCGACTGGGATCGTGCGCACAAGATCGTGCAGGACGAGAGCGACGCGAACTCCGCCTGGGTGCATGCCTATCTGCACCGCGTCGAAGGTGACCTCGGCAACGCCGGCTACTGGTACCGCCAGGCCGGCCAGCCGGTGGCAAAGGATTCTCTGGAAGCCGAATGGGAGCGGATAGTGTCCGCGCTGCTCGGGAGTGGAAAAGCATGAACGCGACAGTCAAACCCGGAAAACTGATCAAGGGCCAGACCGGCGACTGGGAAGTCGTGATCGGGATGGAGATCCATGCCCAGGTCACCTCGAAGTCAAAACTGTTCTCCGGCGCCTCGACCGAATTCGGCGGCGAGCCGAACAGCCATGTCTCGCTGGTCGACGCCGCGATGCCGGGCATGCTGCCCGTGATCAATGAAGAGTGCGTCCGCCAGGCGGTGCGCACCGGGCTTGGCCTCAACGCGCAGATCAATCTGCGCTCGGTGTTCGACCGCAAGAACTATTTCTATCCGGATTCGCCGCAGGGCTACCAGATCAGCCAGTACAAGTCGCCGATCGTGGGCGAGGGCGAGGTCGTGGTCGAACTGGATGGCGGCAAGACCGCCACGATCGGGATCGAGCGGCTGCATCTGGAACAGGACGCCGCCAAGTTGCTGCACGATCAGTCACCGACCATGTCCTATGTCGACCTCAACCGGTCCGGCGTGGCGCTGATGGAGATCGTCTCAAAACCGGACATCCGCGATGCCGAGCAGGCCAAGGCCTATGTGACCAAAGTGCGCTCAATCCTGCGCTATCTCGGCACCTGCGACGGCGACATGGAGAAGGGGTCACTGCGCGCCGACGTGAACGTTTCCGTGCGCAAGCCGGGCGGTCCGCTCGGCACCCGCTGCGAAATCAAGAACATGAACTCGATCAACTTCATCGGCCAGGCGATCGAGCACGAGGCGCGGCGCCAGATCGAGATCATCGAGGATGGTGGCACGATCGACCAGGAAACGCGGCTGTTCGACCCGAACAAGGGCGAGACGCGATCGATGCGTTCCAAGGAAGAAGCGCATGACTATCGCTATTTCCCGGATCCGGATCTTCTGCCGCTGGAATTCACGCAAAGCTATGTCGATGAGCTAAGGTCGGATCTGCCGGAACTGCCGGATCAGAAGAAGGCGCGCTTCATCGAGAGCCTCGGTCTGTCGCCCTACGATGCCGGCGTGCTGGTGGCCGAGCGCGAGAGCGCGGTGTTCTACGAAACCGTGCTCGCGGGCCTTGCCGACAAGGCGCGCGACGGCAAGCTCGCGGCCAATTGGGTGATCAACGAGCTGTTCGGGCGTCTCAACAAGGAAGGCCGCGATATCACGGGCTCGCCGGTGTCGGCGGCGCAGCTGGCGGCGATCATCGAGCTGATCGGCGAGGGTACGATCTCCGGCAAGATCGCAAAAGACCTGTTCGAGATCGTCTGGACGGAAGGCGGCGACCCGCGCGAGATGGTCGAAGCGCGCGGCATGAAGCAGGTCACGGATTTGGGCGCGATCGAGAAGGTCGTCGACGACATCATCGCCGCCAATCCGGACAAGGTCGCGCAGGCGAAAGCCAAGCCGCAACTCGCCGGCTGGTTCGTCGGCCAGGTGATGAAGCAGTCCGGCGGCAAGGCCAATCCGCAGGCGGTGAACGATCTGCTGAAGGCGAAGCTCGGCATCTGAGGCGTCCCGTAACGGGACGACTCTCGTCGTCGATGACGCTGCGAGAGATGCGCGCAACGATCGTTCATCGCGATCCCAAATTCACCATCGCGACTAAAAGCGTGCGTCCGAATCGGTGGTCGCGATTCGTCCGGAAGTTCGGTTTTGGCGAGCACCGACGAGACGCCAACGCTGTGATCGCGAAAATTTTTTTATTGCCAAACTCTGCGACTCAGAGTCCGTGCGCACGGCTTTTTCACGGCATCATTGAGTCGCGACGACACTGAACGCGCATCGATCGTCGCACGCGCGAATTCAAGAAAGTGCTGCAGCACAGGCGTTTCCTTAAATATTGACAAATGCCGATGCCTGTCGTTGCGGCACTTTTTGCATCGAGACGCGCGCATGTCGCGGTGTCGCCGATGTCGGCGCTCCGCACGCTCTCACATTGCCGCGTCAACACTTCCTTAAGCGGGACGCTGTTTTTTTGAATGCGTTGGTGTATTCGGGATGTAGTGCATCTCGATTCCCGAGTGCACGCAGCGATTAAGCCATCTCACTTACATTAGGAGGGCAACATGGCCAAGAAAGCTAAGAAGGCAAAGAAGGCGAAGAGCGCAGTGAAGAAGACTGCGAAGAAGACCCGCAAGGTCGCCAAGAAGAAGAAGTAACTTCGCTTCTCCAAGAATTGCCGGCGGCTTGATGCCGGCACGTCATTAGAGCCCCGGATAAAAATCTGAAGGCTCTGGTCGACGAAAGAGGGTGTCGGCGAGACATCAGGTCAAACGGCTGGATCGTATTTCGCAAAGAGCGTTCTTTCAAAAGAAGCCCGCTCTTTCAAAACCGGTCCGGCAGAAGAAACAAGTTTTTCTTCGTTCGGTGCGGGTATCCTTAACTACCCGCAGTTTCACCGGGCCCAAAGCCCGGAACGAAATCTGGTCCTGACGTGTTCGCCGACGCCCTCGTTCCCCGGAACGCCTTCGTTCCTTGGAACCCGTTCCCGGAACGCCCGCTTTCGCTGGAGCGCTCCGATAGCCCACGCACCAGGCGTCCGGCGCTGAAGTCTTCCCTAATTTAATACTGATCGTTCGCAGGCGCCGGTTGTTTGGCGTCCGCTGGTTGCTTCAGGCGCGTTGTCGCCCGGTATCCGGTAAGCCGTGAGATCCCGAATGGTCGCTAAGCTGCTCGACGCCCGATCATCTGCTGGAACCCGTCCATTGCGCGGCGTGTTGCGCCGGCCCGGTGACGAATGATGATGACACCGACCTTGCAGCAATGGTTATCGTTCCGCCAAACCGCAGGGTAAACCGAACTTCACGATTGCTGACTTCTCGCTGTGCCGCAGGCATTTCTGCGATTTCGCGTTCGACAGCACGATGCGCGCGTTTACATCCCGTTCATCGCGAACCTTAAACTGCCCTTCAAATTTGATCGGTCATGATCATCCCAACAACAGACCGGAAAACGGTACGCGCATGATCCGCCAAAGTGTGGGCGGTTTGGCGATCAGATCATGCGCTCTTCTAATAAAGGGCGCGCGATCGGACGCAAAACCGGTTTCCACTTTTGCTGATCGCGCGCTGGAATGACAGGCGTTTTGACAGTGGACAGGGGCCGCGCTCGGGGGAGGGCGGCAACGATAAAAAGGGGAGCTACGGATGTTTCAGGGGCACTTTGATCTCGACACGGCCATTGCGGTGGAGGCGACGGCGATCCCGGACGTGCTGTTCGAGCGCGGCCTGTACTGGGCGAGCGGCCGTTCCGGCGTGGTGAATCTGGTCGCGGCCCACAAATGGTTCAATCTTGCCGCGCTGAAGGGTCGCGCGGATGCCATCTCCATGCGCCGCGAGGTCGCCGCGATGATGTCGGATGCCGAAATCGCCACCGCACAGCGCGAAGCCCGCGCCTGGATGACGGCGCATTGAGGCCTGGAGCGGCCGGCGTCAGGCCGGTGGCTCGCCATTGGCAAGGCAGCATTTCTTGGCCTTCTTGCCGCTCCCGCAGGGGCATGGATCGTTACGCCCGACGTGACGCCAGGGATTCCTGACGGGCTCGTTCGGGTACGCGAAATCGGCCCATGAGGCTTTCTCGTCGTAGACGTCTTCGCTGCCACGCGCCCAATCCAGCGATACCAGCACGTCCTCGATGTAACCGAGGTTGTTTCGCGTGAAGCGGTCGATGTCGTCGGGCGCGCGTTCGGCTTCGGCAAGATCTTTATTGAACTGACGGCGACTAATCCACTCCTCGGGTAGGCGGTCTTCGCGCCAGACATTGTCGACAAGCGGCACCAGATCGCGCAGTCCGAGCAGCATGATCGCCTGCAGCCAGCCCGCCCAGGCCTGATCGCCGTTTTCGGCCGGCCGCTCTTCATAGAACCGGACAAGAAATTCCCGTAGCCGACTGCGCTCGATGCGGCGGTCCCATGCCAGGAAAGTCGCTGCGCCGAAAAACGCTTCACGGATAAACTCATCGATCGAGCGGTCGGCCATCAAGGCGAACAAGGTATCGATATCGTCATCGAACACGCCGGCTACGATCTTGGCCATGCTTTCGGTGATGGCATCGCCGAGCAGGTCGTCGAGTTCTTCCTGGGGGCGGCGCAGCAAGCGCAGGAGCGGCTGGCACGCTTGTCGGTCACGCGCACCGCCCAGGATATGAATCCCACGGAACAGCAGCAGGCTTTCATCGTCCGACAATACCTCGCCATCCGCAGCGCGCAGCAGAACGGCGCGCAATTTCGGCGCGGCTTCCTCGATTCTCAGTGTGCACATTCCGACAGCGACGTCCGGCAGCTTCGGTTCGGTCGCGACGGCATGAAGGTAGTCTTCGATCGGACCGAGATCAGGGGTTTTCTCGCCGTCGCCAAGGATCGCTTCGAGTTCTTGCTTTTTCATGCTGCGCTCTACTGCATGTTGCGGAGGCGATGCCGATCGGATGCTCTCCCGGCCGCAAGAGACGATCCAACATCGCCGCAAACGGTGCAATGGTGAGGTAATGCGGCGGCAGGCATGACCTGTCACCGATGTCTGGATGGCGGGCAGAGAACGACGAAACCGAGAACTACGTCTACGCCATAGCCCTCCATGACTCTCCTAAATAGAGCTACGGGCAAATGGTTCGAACTGGTGGAGATCGGACCTTCGAAAGGCGTTGGACTTACCAATTCGCCCGGTGCACAAGAGCCCCTGGATCGAACTGGGAAGACGAAGGCGACATGCAGCTGTTGCTGATTACCGGGCCCGCCGGCGTAGGCAAATCCACGCTGAGCTGGGAAATGAGCGCGCAACTCGCCGCAGCTCAAGTTGCTCATGCAGTTATCGAGACCGATGAGCTGGACAGGGTGTTCCCGCGTCCCAATGCCGACGAGCTTGATAGAGTTCAGCCCGGTACGACTGACGTCAGCAGCATCAACCTGGCTGCGATCTGGTCGACATACCGGGCCTTGGGGCATACGCGCCTGATCATGTCAGGCGTCATGATGCACCTGGATTTCGACAAACGATGTATACTTTCCGCCATACCCGAAGCGCAGATCACGGTAGTCCGTATGCTAGCCGCCGAGCCTATACTATTGGCGCGTCTTGCGCAGCGCGAGGTAGGTTCTGGGGCGGACGAGCAGGCACAGCGCTCGCTTCGGCAAGCAAGGCGCATGGCGAACGAAGACGCCGAAGGCATTGTCGTTCTACCTACGGACGGTAAAGGACCTGCGGAACTTGCAGAGATAGCTCTTCAGAAAACTGGCTGGCTCATAATAGGCAGCCAGGAACAAGGTTAAGTGTACTCGCGATTAGACGCCCGCGCCTCTAACCGGCAATCCGCTTTGAGGTCGTAAGCTGCCTTTGTTGCGCTGAATCAGTTTGTAACCCGACTTAAGATATATCGGGCCGTAGCGTTGAATTGGCGGTTCGCATGCCGCTTGGTGGGCGTGCGGTGATCGACGGCAATAGCGGGCTATAGAGGGAAATCGGCGGCAAATGGCGGAGCCGGAGGGATTCGAACCCTCGATAGGGCTTTACAACCCTATAACGGTTTAGCAAACCGCCGCCTTCAGCCACTCGGCCACAGCTCCATGAACGCGGATATGCCTGACGCGAGGGCCAGCCGCAAGCGCCAGATTCAGATTACGCCGAGGCCATTT includes these proteins:
- the gatA gene encoding Asp-tRNA(Asn)/Glu-tRNA(Gln) amidotransferase subunit GatA; the protein is MTDLTSMTIAEAKAGLANKSFTSLELTDAHLAAIEAARALNAFILETPDQARAMARAIDAKIAKGEGGPLAGIPLGIKDLFATKDVRTTACSKILGNFVPPYESTVTSQLWRDGAVMLGKLNNDEFAMGSSNETSCFGPVVNPWRREGSNTTLVPGGSSGGSASAVAALLCMGATATDTGGSIRQPAAFTATVGVKPTYGRCSRWGIVAFASSLDQAGPIARTTRDAAILMRSMAGHDPKDTTSVDRAVPDYEAAIGKSVKGMKIGIPKEYRLDGMPAEIEKLWSEGAAWLKAAGAELVDVSLPHTKYALPAYYIVAPAEASSNLARYDGVRYGLRVPGRSIGELYENTRAEGFGDEVRRRVMIGTYVLSAGYYDAYYLRAQKVRTLIKKDFEDCFAKGVNAILTPATPSAAFGVGEKGGADPVEMYLNDIFTVTVNMAGLPGIAVPAGKDAQGLPLGLQLIGRPFDEETLFSLGEVVEQSAGRFTPPRWW
- the gatB gene encoding Asp-tRNA(Asn)/Glu-tRNA(Gln) amidotransferase subunit GatB, encoding MNATVKPGKLIKGQTGDWEVVIGMEIHAQVTSKSKLFSGASTEFGGEPNSHVSLVDAAMPGMLPVINEECVRQAVRTGLGLNAQINLRSVFDRKNYFYPDSPQGYQISQYKSPIVGEGEVVVELDGGKTATIGIERLHLEQDAAKLLHDQSPTMSYVDLNRSGVALMEIVSKPDIRDAEQAKAYVTKVRSILRYLGTCDGDMEKGSLRADVNVSVRKPGGPLGTRCEIKNMNSINFIGQAIEHEARRQIEIIEDGGTIDQETRLFDPNKGETRSMRSKEEAHDYRYFPDPDLLPLEFTQSYVDELRSDLPELPDQKKARFIESLGLSPYDAGVLVAERESAVFYETVLAGLADKARDGKLAANWVINELFGRLNKEGRDITGSPVSAAQLAAIIELIGEGTISGKIAKDLFEIVWTEGGDPREMVEARGMKQVTDLGAIEKVVDDIIAANPDKVAQAKAKPQLAGWFVGQVMKQSGGKANPQAVNDLLKAKLGI
- a CDS encoding DUF1186 domain-containing protein translates to MKKQELEAILGDGEKTPDLGPIEDYLHAVATEPKLPDVAVGMCTLRIEEAAPKLRAVLLRAADGEVLSDDESLLLFRGIHILGGARDRQACQPLLRLLRRPQEELDDLLGDAITESMAKIVAGVFDDDIDTLFALMADRSIDEFIREAFFGAATFLAWDRRIERSRLREFLVRFYEERPAENGDQAWAGWLQAIMLLGLRDLVPLVDNVWREDRLPEEWISRRQFNKDLAEAERAPDDIDRFTRNNLGYIEDVLVSLDWARGSEDVYDEKASWADFAYPNEPVRNPWRHVGRNDPCPCGSGKKAKKCCLANGEPPA